In the Hyalangium gracile genome, one interval contains:
- a CDS encoding cupin-like domain-containing protein, which yields MPDPAVADSQKQVLALQSLIRDGLESHHTLRGTCAFRFAHDERLNFSVHLGQGHVGFSPGVAAGADAAVTMQPSALAFILASEGQIDFRDPTLAEAVKVEGATELYLHVAHSWLRPTELELRMLARAEERSRQRQQAGPIERLERLEAPSEAEVLKRIQASTPFIITGCMPEKLVGMTLAQFGATYGHVGLSLAGEDAPVSLATLLSRIGAKKDGELYTRGTVLPDELVPLFPPAYFAEQVSLPQIWFGAGRNPSEPVTPLHRDCDPGFLLQVFGRKRLTLFPPHEAACVYPKGAFCSYQLCWVKPHAPDLEQFPRFKEAHPVEVLLSPGEMLVQPTGWFHQVYSLDEVTLSVSHFLIEE from the coding sequence ATGCCGGATCCAGCGGTGGCGGACTCTCAGAAGCAGGTTCTCGCGCTCCAGAGCCTGATCCGTGACGGGCTCGAGAGCCACCACACGCTTCGAGGCACCTGCGCCTTCCGCTTCGCTCACGACGAGCGCCTGAACTTCTCCGTCCACCTCGGCCAGGGGCACGTCGGGTTCAGCCCCGGCGTCGCGGCCGGAGCGGATGCCGCGGTGACGATGCAGCCCTCCGCCCTGGCGTTCATCCTGGCCTCGGAGGGGCAGATCGACTTTCGCGATCCGACGCTGGCCGAGGCGGTGAAGGTGGAAGGGGCGACCGAGCTCTACCTCCATGTGGCGCACAGCTGGCTGCGGCCTACCGAGCTGGAGCTCCGCATGCTCGCCCGGGCCGAGGAGCGCTCGCGCCAGCGTCAGCAGGCAGGGCCGATCGAGCGCCTGGAGCGGCTCGAGGCGCCGTCCGAGGCCGAGGTCCTGAAGCGCATCCAGGCCAGCACGCCGTTCATCATCACCGGCTGCATGCCGGAGAAGCTGGTGGGCATGACGCTGGCGCAGTTCGGCGCCACCTACGGGCACGTCGGCCTCAGCCTGGCCGGAGAGGACGCACCCGTCTCCCTGGCCACGCTGCTGTCACGGATTGGCGCGAAGAAGGACGGAGAGCTCTACACCCGTGGAACCGTCCTGCCCGACGAGCTCGTGCCCTTGTTCCCTCCGGCCTACTTCGCCGAGCAGGTGAGCCTGCCGCAGATCTGGTTCGGGGCAGGGCGGAACCCGAGCGAGCCGGTGACCCCGCTTCATCGCGACTGCGATCCCGGCTTCCTCCTGCAGGTGTTCGGCCGGAAGCGGCTCACGCTGTTCCCGCCGCACGAGGCGGCGTGCGTCTATCCCAAGGGCGCGTTCTGCAGCTACCAGCTCTGCTGGGTGAAGCCTCATGCGCCGGATCTCGAGCAGTTCCCCCGGTTCAAGGAGGCGCACCCCGTCGAGGTGCTCCTTTCGCCGGGAGAGATGCTCGTCCAGCCCACCGGCTGGTTCCATCAGGTGTACTCGCTCGACGAGGTGACGCTCTCGGTCAGTCACTTCCTGATCGAGGAGTGA
- a CDS encoding DNA alkylation repair protein, protein MAESLKTFFDASIVRRIATMLRGAHPTLPERRFIAEATEGLHALELMDRARHIMRAMHRALPQDFEHAARILESSLGPSLEHTEGHGMSVFLYLPHVLYVAEHGLAHFEPAMRLQHALTQRFTAEFCIRPYLEHHPRETLARLRQWASDKSVHVRRLVSEGTRPRLPWAPRLRAFQEDPRPVLELLELLKDDPELYVRRSVANNLNDIGKDHPELLVATCERWSTGASPERQWIIRHALRSAVKRGEPRALALLGFEGPATLEVTATFHPRRVRVGESVQVRLQVTNASQERQKAVVDLAVHFVKANGAARPKVFKGRTVDLEPGASTTLEKTVSLADLTTRQHYPGDHRVDALVNGVASPLGAFTVATAART, encoded by the coding sequence ATGGCCGAGTCCCTCAAGACCTTCTTCGACGCGAGCATCGTCCGGCGCATCGCCACCATGCTGCGCGGTGCCCACCCCACCCTCCCCGAGCGCCGCTTCATCGCCGAGGCCACCGAAGGGCTGCACGCCCTCGAGCTGATGGACCGCGCCCGGCACATCATGCGGGCCATGCACCGCGCGCTCCCCCAGGACTTCGAGCACGCGGCGCGCATCCTCGAGAGCTCGCTCGGGCCGTCGCTCGAGCACACCGAGGGCCATGGCATGTCCGTGTTCCTCTACCTGCCCCATGTGCTCTACGTGGCCGAGCATGGGCTGGCGCACTTCGAGCCCGCCATGCGCCTGCAGCACGCGCTCACCCAGCGCTTCACGGCCGAGTTCTGCATCCGCCCCTACCTCGAGCACCACCCGAGAGAGACGCTCGCGCGCCTGCGCCAGTGGGCCTCCGACAAGAGCGTGCACGTGCGGCGCCTCGTCTCCGAGGGCACCCGACCCCGCCTGCCCTGGGCGCCTCGGCTCCGCGCCTTCCAGGAGGATCCGCGGCCGGTGCTCGAGCTGCTGGAGCTGCTCAAGGACGACCCCGAGCTCTACGTGCGCCGCTCGGTGGCCAATAACCTCAACGACATCGGCAAAGACCACCCGGAGCTGCTCGTGGCCACCTGCGAGCGCTGGAGCACGGGCGCCTCGCCCGAGCGGCAGTGGATCATCCGCCACGCGCTGCGCTCGGCGGTGAAGCGTGGCGAGCCCCGCGCCCTGGCCCTGCTGGGCTTCGAGGGCCCCGCCACGCTCGAAGTCACCGCCACCTTCCATCCGCGCCGCGTGCGCGTGGGAGAGTCCGTGCAGGTACGGCTCCAGGTGACCAACGCCTCCCAGGAGCGACAGAAGGCGGTAGTGGATCTCGCCGTGCACTTCGTGAAGGCCAACGGCGCCGCCCGCCCGAAGGTCTTCAAGGGGCGCACGGTGGACCTGGAGCCCGGTGCCTCCACCACGCTGGAGAAGACCGTGTCGCTGGCGGACCTCACCACGCGCCAGCACTACCCGGGCGACCACCGGGTCGACGCGCTCGTCAATGGAGTGGCCAGCCCCCTGGGAGCCTTCACCGTCGCCACCGCGGCTCGGACATGA
- a CDS encoding LytR/AlgR family response regulator transcription factor, with amino-acid sequence MRVLIVEDEPVAARRLERLCQELLGPGTPPPLVRASLADARELLAERTVELVLLDLNLAGEDGFSLLEEAAAGAFHTVVVSASADQALRAFELGVLDFVAKPYTRERLAKALTRVQGRAAAPLRTLAVRKGGGIVLVPLETVAYIQGAGDYAELVLRDGRTELSEKSLERLEALLPSDFLRIHRSYLIRLPDVARVWTQEGSRTSVELKDGTRLPVGRSRVKVLKERLEGAH; translated from the coding sequence ATGAGAGTGCTCATCGTGGAGGACGAGCCCGTGGCGGCCCGGCGCCTGGAGCGGCTCTGCCAGGAGCTGCTCGGCCCGGGCACTCCCCCTCCCCTCGTGCGCGCCAGCCTCGCGGATGCACGCGAGCTGCTTGCCGAGCGCACCGTGGAGCTCGTGCTGCTGGACCTCAACCTCGCGGGAGAGGACGGCTTCTCGCTGCTGGAGGAGGCGGCGGCCGGCGCCTTCCACACGGTGGTGGTGTCAGCGAGCGCGGACCAGGCCCTGCGCGCGTTCGAGCTCGGGGTGCTGGACTTCGTGGCCAAGCCCTACACCCGTGAGCGCCTGGCCAAGGCCCTCACGCGCGTCCAGGGCCGTGCGGCGGCGCCCTTGAGGACGCTGGCCGTGCGCAAGGGCGGAGGCATCGTCCTGGTGCCCCTGGAGACGGTGGCCTACATCCAGGGCGCCGGGGACTACGCGGAGCTGGTGCTCCGGGACGGCCGCACCGAGCTGAGCGAGAAGAGCCTGGAGCGGCTGGAGGCCCTGCTCCCCTCGGACTTCCTGCGCATCCACCGCTCCTACCTGATCCGCCTGCCCGACGTGGCCCGCGTGTGGACCCAGGAGGGCTCGCGCACGAGCGTGGAGCTGAAGGATGGCACCCGGCTCCCCGTGGGCCGCAGCCGCGTGAAGGTGCTCAAGGAGCGGCTCGAAGGAGCGCACTGA
- a CDS encoding sensor histidine kinase — protein sequence MLRAVMPRWLLIGCLGIFLSAQTPVPSPPSFEEGLVEVHTEELPVERALAPGGEGWRTVSSARVAEGPSPFWMRTRVQVPPREPEDPTPILALSLLGSWEAWWDGVPLGRNGRVGRTPEEELPGQVDVLLPLPPELATPGPHLLVLRASSHHRGFQPVGTLYRLQVGEASRLARARLLWLVPSLSMLGALVLMGLHHLARYLMERRSRATLLLGLLCLAASALLLLEAWRGLTSYPYPLHIVRLWLLSASVLAVALLLPATLHVAFSEPRRAPWWGLLAVSLLGLSGVRGFDGRHTLALGASLVVSGVLVLRAWQRREPGAGAALAGLAFATPLYIVDPQAFPERGFFLAFGGLLLCLGAAHAYQLRHQQQRLEAATRASERLQLELLKRSIQPHFLMNTLGALSEWIETEPTQAVRFIESLGAVYRHLLGVSGERAISLARELELCRAYLEVMGYRYGQAFTLEAPSVDGEATVPPAVLHTLLENAFSHNRYTAPATFRLEEARAAGRRRYTFTAPLSAGAKPGLGEGTGTRYLKARLEELFPGAWSLKDGPTEAGWTTVLEMPA from the coding sequence ATGCTGCGAGCCGTGATGCCTCGCTGGCTGCTCATTGGATGCCTGGGGATCTTCCTCTCGGCCCAGACGCCGGTCCCCTCGCCCCCTTCGTTCGAGGAGGGCCTGGTCGAGGTCCACACGGAGGAGCTCCCCGTGGAGCGCGCCCTGGCTCCCGGCGGCGAGGGCTGGCGCACCGTGTCCTCGGCGCGAGTGGCCGAGGGGCCGAGCCCCTTCTGGATGCGCACCCGCGTCCAGGTTCCACCTCGAGAGCCCGAGGATCCCACGCCCATCCTGGCGCTGTCGCTGCTGGGCTCGTGGGAGGCCTGGTGGGATGGCGTGCCGCTGGGGCGCAACGGCCGCGTGGGCCGTACCCCCGAGGAGGAGCTCCCTGGACAGGTGGACGTCCTGCTGCCCCTTCCCCCGGAGCTCGCCACGCCGGGCCCTCACCTGCTGGTGCTCCGCGCCTCGTCGCACCATCGGGGGTTCCAGCCCGTCGGCACGCTCTACCGCCTCCAGGTGGGCGAGGCGTCGCGGCTCGCCCGTGCGCGCCTGCTCTGGCTCGTGCCTTCCCTGAGCATGCTGGGGGCGCTGGTGCTGATGGGACTGCACCACCTGGCGCGCTACCTCATGGAGCGACGCAGCCGCGCCACCCTGCTGCTGGGACTGCTCTGTCTGGCGGCCTCGGCCCTGCTGCTGCTCGAGGCGTGGCGAGGGCTGACGAGCTATCCCTACCCCCTGCACATCGTCCGGCTGTGGCTCCTGTCCGCCTCCGTGCTGGCCGTGGCGCTCCTCCTCCCCGCCACCCTGCACGTGGCCTTCAGCGAGCCCCGCCGGGCGCCCTGGTGGGGGCTCCTGGCGGTGAGCCTGCTCGGGCTCTCGGGAGTCCGGGGTTTCGATGGCAGGCACACCCTGGCCCTGGGCGCCTCCCTGGTTGTCTCCGGGGTGCTCGTGCTGCGAGCCTGGCAGCGCCGGGAGCCGGGCGCCGGAGCCGCCCTGGCGGGGCTGGCCTTCGCGACGCCGCTCTACATCGTGGATCCCCAGGCCTTTCCCGAGCGCGGCTTCTTCCTCGCCTTCGGTGGGCTGCTGCTGTGCCTGGGTGCCGCGCACGCCTACCAGCTCCGCCACCAGCAGCAGCGCCTGGAGGCCGCCACTCGCGCCTCGGAGCGGCTCCAGCTGGAGCTGCTCAAGCGCAGCATCCAGCCCCACTTCCTGATGAACACGCTGGGCGCCCTGAGCGAGTGGATCGAGACGGAGCCCACGCAGGCCGTGCGCTTCATCGAGTCGCTGGGCGCGGTGTACCGGCACCTCCTCGGCGTGTCCGGCGAGCGAGCCATCTCCCTGGCGCGGGAGCTGGAGCTCTGCCGGGCCTACCTGGAGGTCATGGGCTATCGCTATGGCCAGGCCTTCACCCTGGAGGCGCCGAGCGTGGATGGCGAAGCGACCGTGCCGCCGGCGGTGCTCCACACCCTGCTGGAGAACGCCTTCAGCCACAACCGCTACACGGCCCCCGCCACCTTCCGCCTCGAGGAGGCGCGAGCAGCAGGCCGTCGGCGCTATACCTTCACCGCGCCGCTCTCCGCCGGTGCGAAGCCTGGGCTGGGCGAGGGCACGGGCACCCGCTACCTGAAGGCGCGGCTGGAGGAGCTCTTCCCTGGGGCCTGGAGCCTGAAGGATGGGCCGACGGAGGCGGGGTGGACCACGGTGCTGGAGATGCCCGCATGA